One genomic region from Ornithinimicrobium flavum encodes:
- the ruvX gene encoding Holliday junction resolvase RuvX, translating into MTTQDGPSGDEGGVLLGVDVGEVRVGLAASDPGGVLALPVATLARDEQDGTDLDRIVREVVERGAVGVVVGLPRSLSGEEGVAAGRARRYARTLQRRLEVPVRLWDERLTTVDAHRSLRDSGVRGRDQRGIVDQAAATLILQGALEARSAGRRPGEPLKARKPRTARSAGPDTKDGT; encoded by the coding sequence GTGACGACCCAGGACGGGCCGTCCGGGGACGAGGGCGGCGTGCTGCTGGGGGTGGACGTGGGTGAGGTCCGCGTGGGCCTGGCCGCGTCCGACCCCGGGGGCGTGCTCGCCCTCCCCGTGGCCACCCTGGCGCGGGACGAACAGGACGGGACCGACCTGGACCGGATCGTCCGCGAGGTGGTCGAGCGGGGTGCCGTCGGCGTCGTGGTGGGCCTGCCGCGCAGCCTGTCCGGGGAGGAGGGTGTGGCGGCGGGCCGGGCCCGACGGTACGCTCGGACGCTGCAGAGGCGCCTGGAGGTGCCGGTCCGCCTGTGGGACGAGCGGCTCACCACCGTCGACGCCCACCGGTCGCTGCGCGACAGCGGCGTCCGCGGCCGGGACCAGCGTGGCATCGTCGATCAGGCGGCCGCCACCCTTATCCTCCAGGGAGCCCTCGAGGCCCGTAGTGCCGGCCGCCGCCCCGGCGAGCCGTTGAAGGCCAGGAAGCCCAGGACTGCCCGGTCCGCGGGCCCGGACACGAAGGACGGCACATGA
- a CDS encoding replication-associated recombination protein A — MRPRTVDEVAGQQPALRPGSPLRRLIEGQGGAAGPLSAILWGPPGTGKTTLAHLVARSADRRFVELSAVTAGVKDVRAVMDRATQDRSLYGRQTVLFLDEIHRFSKAQQDALLPGVENRLVILVAATTENPSFSVIAPLLSRSVLVTLTSLDDDDVRGVVERALVDERGLAGEFTLEEEAREHVVRMAGGDARRALTTLEAAAGVATDERAAGREGEVIPIRLQHVEQAVAHAAVRYDRAGDQHYDVASAFIKSMRGSDVDAALHYLARQLEAGEDPRFIARRIVIAASEDVGLGDPTALQTAVAAMHAVAQIGMPEARIILAQAVVHNALAPKSNAVYVAVNAAIADVRAGRGGPVPPHLRGTGYAGAERLGHGAGYRYSHDEPAGVGSQQFLPDDLLEADVDYYRPTGRGWEERLGPRWAELRRLVRGRRER, encoded by the coding sequence ATGCGACCACGCACGGTGGACGAGGTGGCGGGGCAGCAGCCGGCGCTGCGACCGGGCTCACCCCTGAGGCGGCTCATCGAGGGCCAGGGCGGCGCGGCCGGACCCCTGTCCGCGATCCTCTGGGGGCCCCCGGGGACGGGCAAGACCACCCTGGCCCATCTCGTCGCCCGGTCCGCGGACCGTCGGTTCGTGGAGCTCTCGGCGGTCACCGCCGGGGTCAAGGACGTGCGCGCCGTCATGGACCGGGCGACCCAGGACCGGAGCCTCTACGGGCGGCAGACCGTCCTCTTCCTGGACGAGATCCACCGCTTCAGCAAGGCCCAGCAGGACGCCCTGCTCCCGGGGGTCGAGAACCGGTTGGTCATCCTCGTGGCCGCCACGACCGAGAACCCGTCGTTCTCCGTCATCGCCCCCCTGCTGTCCAGGTCGGTCCTGGTCACGCTCACCTCGCTGGACGACGATGACGTCCGCGGCGTGGTCGAACGGGCCCTGGTGGACGAGCGTGGTCTGGCCGGGGAGTTCACGCTGGAGGAGGAGGCGAGGGAGCACGTCGTGCGGATGGCGGGCGGCGACGCCCGGCGGGCCCTGACGACGCTGGAGGCCGCGGCGGGGGTGGCGACCGACGAGCGGGCGGCGGGCCGGGAGGGTGAGGTCATCCCGATCCGGCTGCAGCACGTGGAGCAGGCGGTGGCCCACGCCGCGGTCCGCTACGACCGGGCCGGTGACCAGCACTACGACGTGGCGAGCGCCTTCATCAAGTCGATGCGCGGATCGGACGTGGATGCCGCGCTGCACTACCTCGCCCGGCAGCTCGAGGCGGGGGAGGACCCTCGCTTCATCGCCCGCCGGATCGTCATCGCGGCCTCGGAGGACGTCGGGCTCGGCGATCCCACCGCCCTCCAGACCGCGGTGGCGGCCATGCACGCCGTGGCCCAGATCGGCATGCCGGAGGCGCGCATCATCCTGGCCCAGGCGGTCGTGCACAATGCCCTGGCCCCGAAGTCGAACGCCGTCTACGTGGCGGTGAACGCCGCCATCGCCGACGTGCGGGCCGGCCGGGGCGGTCCGGTCCCGCCCCACCTGCGGGGGACGGGGTATGCGGGAGCCGAGCGGCTGGGTCACGGCGCGGGCTACCGGTACAGCCACGACGAGCCGGCGGGGGTGGGGAGCCAGCAGTTCCTCCCCGACGACCTGCTCGAGGCGGACGTGGACTACTACCGCCCGACCGGGCGGGGCTGGGAGGAGCGCCTCGGACCGCGCTGGGCCGAGCTGCGACGCCTCGTCCGGGGGCGCAGGGAGCGATGA
- a CDS encoding GNAT family N-acetyltransferase: MPSTLLREVTRAYLLRSAGQDPWVRWALADPLPGSAVVHEVVAVVQRLGHRPGLWVLPLRPGMPPGRTPTDLTEEAGRVASTLRAVRAAGLLDAWGAMSASVPQEHAVVGQAELPLTDRGGDWEWMWTTTAPPPRPGEERLVLLDDQDDAEELTAFAREHNPRVWTRIGEGEVVRWVGVRDRRGELVAVGGAELEGSGVPHLAGILTAVPARGQGWGETVSSALTRWSVARHGVCTLGMFSDNDVARRLYHRLGYRTARRWHSRHLADR, translated from the coding sequence GTGCCGTCCACCCTGCTGCGCGAGGTCACCCGGGCCTACCTGCTGAGATCCGCGGGACAGGACCCGTGGGTGCGCTGGGCCCTCGCCGACCCCCTGCCCGGCTCGGCCGTCGTGCACGAGGTCGTCGCCGTCGTCCAGCGGCTCGGTCACCGGCCGGGGCTCTGGGTGCTCCCGCTGCGACCGGGTATGCCGCCGGGCCGGACCCCCACCGACCTCACCGAGGAGGCCGGCCGGGTCGCCTCGACCCTCCGGGCCGTCCGCGCGGCAGGTCTGCTGGACGCCTGGGGCGCGATGTCGGCGTCGGTCCCCCAGGAGCACGCGGTGGTGGGGCAGGCCGAGCTGCCGCTCACGGACCGCGGCGGGGACTGGGAGTGGATGTGGACGACGACCGCTCCCCCGCCACGACCCGGGGAGGAGCGGCTCGTCCTGCTCGACGACCAGGACGACGCCGAGGAGCTCACCGCCTTCGCCCGGGAGCACAACCCCCGCGTGTGGACCCGGATCGGGGAGGGCGAGGTCGTCCGGTGGGTGGGGGTCCGGGACCGCCGCGGCGAGCTGGTCGCGGTCGGCGGCGCCGAGCTGGAGGGCTCGGGCGTCCCCCACCTCGCGGGCATCCTCACGGCGGTGCCGGCCCGTGGGCAGGGCTGGGGCGAGACGGTCTCCAGCGCCCTGACGCGCTGGTCGGTGGCCCGCCACGGCGTCTGCACCCTCGGCATGTTCTCCGACAACGACGTCGCCCGGCGCCTCTACCACCGCCTCGGCTACCGGACGGCCAGGCGCTGGCACTCCCGGCACCTGGCCGACCGCTGA
- a CDS encoding CTP synthase, translating into MAETTKHIFVTGGVASSLGKGLTASSLGFLLRSRGLRVTMQKLDPYINVDPGTMNPFQHGEVFVTDDGAECDLDIGHYERFLDRNLTGRANVTTGQVYNDVIAKERRGEYLGDTVQVIPHITNEIIARMRADADLPDGERPDIIITEVGGTVGDIESLPFLEAARQVRHAIGRANSFFVHVSLVPYLAPSGELKTKPTQHSVAALRQAGITPDALVLRADREIPEGIKRKISMMCDVDQQAVAACVDAPSIYDIPKILHREMLDAYVVRHLGMVFKDVDWSAWDALLERVHEPEHRVEIALVGKYVDLPDAYLSVTEALRAGGFRHDARVDIRWVPSDECQTEVGATRALGGVDAVLVPGGFGVRGIEGKIGALRWARERQVPTLGICLGLQAMVIEHARNVAGIPGASSTEFDPRTPDPVIATMKEQEAIVEGAGDLGGTMRLGSYPATLLPGSVVAEAYGETEVTERHRHRYEVNNAYRDRLTDAGLVVSGTWPEGDLVEFVELPRDVHPYYVATQAHPEFKSRPDHAHPLFAGLVRAALDVQRSQRLVEVEARHHQHELPE; encoded by the coding sequence GTGGCGGAGACGACGAAGCACATCTTTGTGACCGGAGGCGTCGCCTCCTCGCTCGGGAAGGGCCTGACGGCCTCCAGCCTGGGGTTCCTGCTCAGGTCGCGCGGCCTGCGGGTGACGATGCAGAAGCTGGACCCGTACATCAACGTGGACCCGGGCACGATGAACCCGTTCCAGCACGGCGAGGTCTTCGTCACCGACGACGGGGCGGAGTGCGACCTCGACATCGGCCACTACGAGCGGTTCCTGGACCGCAACCTCACCGGCCGCGCCAACGTCACCACCGGCCAGGTCTACAACGACGTGATCGCCAAGGAGCGCCGCGGGGAGTATCTCGGCGACACGGTCCAGGTCATCCCCCACATCACCAACGAGATCATCGCCCGGATGCGCGCCGACGCGGACCTGCCCGACGGGGAGCGCCCGGACATCATCATCACCGAGGTGGGCGGCACCGTCGGCGACATCGAGAGCCTGCCCTTCCTCGAGGCGGCCCGCCAGGTCCGGCACGCGATCGGCCGTGCCAACAGCTTCTTCGTTCACGTCTCGCTGGTGCCCTACCTCGCTCCCAGCGGCGAGCTGAAGACCAAGCCGACGCAGCACTCCGTCGCAGCCCTGCGGCAGGCAGGCATCACCCCCGACGCCCTCGTCCTGCGCGCCGACCGCGAGATCCCGGAGGGCATCAAGCGCAAGATCTCGATGATGTGCGACGTCGACCAGCAGGCGGTCGCCGCCTGCGTGGACGCGCCGTCCATCTACGACATCCCCAAGATCCTGCACCGGGAGATGCTCGACGCCTACGTCGTCCGGCACCTGGGGATGGTCTTCAAGGACGTCGACTGGTCCGCGTGGGACGCCCTGCTCGAGCGGGTCCACGAGCCGGAGCACCGCGTCGAGATCGCCCTCGTGGGCAAGTACGTCGACCTGCCCGACGCCTACCTGTCGGTCACCGAGGCCCTGCGCGCCGGCGGCTTCCGGCACGACGCCAGGGTGGACATCCGATGGGTCCCTTCCGACGAGTGCCAGACCGAGGTGGGCGCCACCCGGGCCCTGGGCGGCGTGGACGCCGTGCTCGTGCCGGGCGGCTTCGGCGTGCGGGGGATCGAGGGCAAGATCGGGGCCCTGCGCTGGGCCCGGGAGCGGCAGGTGCCGACCCTGGGCATCTGCCTGGGTCTGCAGGCCATGGTCATCGAGCACGCCCGCAACGTCGCCGGGATCCCGGGGGCCAGCTCGACCGAGTTCGACCCGCGGACCCCCGACCCCGTCATCGCCACGATGAAGGAGCAGGAGGCCATCGTGGAGGGAGCCGGGGACCTGGGCGGCACCATGCGCCTCGGGTCCTACCCCGCGACCCTGCTCCCCGGCTCCGTGGTGGCGGAGGCCTACGGCGAGACCGAGGTCACCGAGCGTCATCGGCACCGCTACGAGGTGAACAACGCCTACCGGGACCGTCTCACCGACGCGGGCCTGGTCGTCTCCGGGACATGGCCCGAGGGGGACCTCGTGGAGTTCGTCGAGCTCCCGCGCGACGTGCACCCCTACTACGTCGCCACGCAGGCGCACCCGGAGTTCAAGTCCCGCCCCGACCACGCGCACCCGTTGTTCGCCGGGCTCGTGCGGGCCGCCCTCGACGTGCAGCGCAGCCAGCGGCTCGTCGAGGTGGAGGCACGCCACCACCAGCACGAGCTCCCGGAGTAG
- the alaS gene encoding alanine--tRNA ligase, protein METAEIRRRWLSFFESRGHAVVPSAPLVYDDPNLLFVNAGMVPFKPYFLGQQTPPWDRATSVQKCVRTLDIEEVGRTTRHGTFFQMNGNFSFGDYFKEGAIGYAWELVTGNQDEGFLGFDPDTIWVTVLDGDDEAADLWHRVAGLPRERIQRRGHEDNYWSMGVPGPGGPCSEIYVDRGPEHGPDGGPVVDEDRFLEIWNLVFMQEELSAVRSKTDFDIASELPRKNIDTGMGLERVAYLLQGVDNLYEIDEVYPVIERAEDLTGRSYGVSEEDDVRFRVVADHVRSGLMLMGDGVVPGNEGRGYVLRRLLRRAVRSMRLLGVDPSRAALPDLLPVSKDVMAASYPELERDWSRISEVAYTEEDAFRRTLASGTTILDTAVAKARSTGSRTLAGAEAFALHDTYGFPIDLTLEMAAEQGLQVDEAGFRSLMTQQRERAKADARAKKLGHAGATSYRAIADRLGGAVEFTGYDRTEGESPVLAVVSGGEEVDRVEHPGGGAAEEGTELELVLRTTPFYAEAGGQLADHGTIRLGGGGVFQVTDVQRPVPGLTVHRGRLVEGMVAAGDTAHATIDVVRRAAVSRAHTATHIVHKVLREALGDSATQAGSENAPGRLRFDFRATRGLDADELRAVEERINERLMADLQVSAAEMPFAQAREMGAMALFGERYPDVVRVVSVGGPWSLELCGGTHVLNSAQLSLVKIMGESSIGSGVRRVEALVGADAYQHLARENVIVNQLTDSLKVRPDELPDRVSQLVTRLKEAEREIAQARAAQVLASASGLTEHARDVSGTTYLGHDLGEGVAADDLRRLVTDLRARLGTDRPVVVALTGVKDGRPAVVVATNEAARGRGIQAGALVKVAAETLGGGGGGKADLAQGGGQDPSRTGEALARVEASLGR, encoded by the coding sequence ATGGAAACCGCCGAGATCCGTCGCCGCTGGCTGTCGTTCTTCGAGAGCCGGGGTCACGCGGTGGTGCCGAGCGCCCCGCTGGTCTACGACGACCCCAACCTCCTGTTCGTCAACGCCGGCATGGTCCCGTTCAAGCCGTACTTCCTGGGGCAGCAGACGCCTCCGTGGGATCGGGCGACGAGCGTCCAGAAGTGTGTGCGGACCCTCGACATCGAGGAGGTCGGCAGGACGACCCGGCACGGCACGTTCTTCCAGATGAACGGCAACTTCTCCTTCGGCGACTACTTCAAGGAGGGGGCGATCGGCTACGCCTGGGAGCTGGTGACCGGCAACCAGGACGAGGGTTTCCTCGGGTTCGATCCCGACACGATCTGGGTCACGGTCCTCGACGGGGACGACGAGGCGGCGGACCTGTGGCACCGGGTGGCGGGCCTGCCCCGCGAGCGCATCCAGCGACGGGGCCACGAGGACAACTACTGGTCGATGGGGGTGCCCGGTCCGGGCGGGCCGTGCAGCGAGATCTACGTCGACCGCGGCCCGGAGCACGGCCCGGACGGTGGTCCGGTGGTCGACGAGGACCGCTTCCTGGAGATCTGGAACCTCGTCTTCATGCAGGAGGAGCTGTCCGCGGTCCGGTCCAAGACCGACTTCGACATCGCCTCGGAGCTGCCCCGCAAGAACATCGACACGGGCATGGGCCTGGAGCGGGTGGCCTACCTGCTCCAGGGTGTGGACAACCTCTACGAGATCGACGAGGTGTATCCCGTCATCGAGCGCGCCGAGGACCTCACCGGCCGCAGCTACGGCGTCTCCGAGGAGGACGACGTCCGGTTCCGCGTCGTCGCCGACCACGTGCGCTCCGGCCTCATGCTCATGGGGGACGGGGTGGTCCCGGGCAACGAGGGCCGCGGGTACGTCCTGCGACGCCTGCTCCGGCGGGCCGTGCGGTCGATGCGACTGCTCGGTGTCGACCCCTCCCGGGCCGCGCTGCCCGACCTGCTGCCGGTGAGCAAGGACGTCATGGCCGCCTCCTACCCCGAGCTCGAGCGTGACTGGTCGCGGATCAGCGAGGTGGCCTACACCGAGGAGGACGCCTTCCGTCGCACCCTGGCCAGCGGCACCACGATCCTGGACACCGCGGTGGCGAAGGCGCGCTCGACCGGGTCGCGCACCCTGGCCGGGGCGGAGGCCTTCGCCCTGCACGACACCTACGGCTTCCCCATCGACCTCACCCTGGAGATGGCGGCCGAGCAGGGTCTGCAGGTGGACGAGGCGGGCTTCCGCTCGCTCATGACCCAGCAGCGTGAGCGCGCCAAGGCCGACGCCCGGGCCAAGAAGCTAGGTCACGCCGGCGCCACGTCGTACCGGGCGATCGCCGACCGGCTCGGGGGAGCCGTGGAGTTCACGGGCTACGACCGGACCGAGGGGGAGTCACCCGTCCTGGCGGTGGTCTCCGGTGGCGAGGAGGTGGACCGCGTCGAGCACCCCGGCGGGGGCGCCGCCGAGGAGGGCACCGAGCTCGAGCTCGTGCTCCGCACCACCCCCTTCTACGCCGAGGCCGGCGGGCAGCTCGCCGACCACGGCACCATCCGGCTGGGCGGTGGCGGTGTCTTCCAGGTGACTGACGTCCAGCGTCCCGTGCCGGGGCTGACCGTGCACCGCGGCCGTCTGGTCGAGGGCATGGTCGCCGCCGGCGACACCGCGCACGCGACGATCGACGTCGTCCGGCGCGCAGCGGTCTCCCGGGCCCACACCGCCACCCACATCGTGCACAAGGTGCTGCGCGAGGCGCTCGGTGACTCGGCGACCCAGGCGGGCTCGGAGAACGCCCCGGGCCGGTTGCGCTTCGACTTCCGGGCCACCCGCGGGCTGGACGCGGACGAGCTCCGGGCCGTGGAGGAGCGCATCAACGAACGCCTCATGGCCGACCTCCAGGTCAGCGCGGCCGAGATGCCCTTCGCCCAGGCGCGCGAGATGGGGGCCATGGCGCTCTTCGGCGAGCGCTACCCCGACGTGGTCCGGGTGGTCTCGGTGGGAGGGCCGTGGAGCCTGGAGCTGTGCGGCGGCACCCACGTGCTGAACTCCGCCCAGCTGTCCCTGGTCAAGATCATGGGTGAGTCCTCCATCGGCTCCGGTGTCCGCCGCGTCGAGGCCCTGGTGGGTGCGGACGCCTACCAGCACCTCGCGCGGGAGAACGTCATCGTCAACCAGCTCACGGACAGCCTCAAGGTGCGCCCCGACGAGCTGCCCGACCGGGTCTCCCAGCTCGTCACCCGCCTGAAGGAGGCCGAGCGGGAGATCGCCCAGGCCCGGGCGGCGCAGGTGCTGGCGTCGGCCTCCGGGCTGACCGAGCACGCCCGGGACGTCTCCGGCACGACCTACCTGGGCCACGACCTGGGCGAGGGCGTGGCGGCGGACGACCTGCGACGCCTGGTCACCGACCTGCGTGCACGGCTCGGGACCGACCGCCCGGTCGTCGTCGCCCTCACCGGGGTCAAGGACGGACGACCCGCGGTGGTGGTCGCGACGAACGAGGCGGCGCGAGGCCGAGGCATCCAGGCCGGCGCGCTGGTCAAGGTGGCGGCCGAGACCCTCGGCGGAGGGGGCGGCGGCAAGGCGGACCTCGCGCAGGGCGGTGGGCAGGACCCGTCACGTACGGGGGAGGCGCTGGCCCGGGTCGAGGCCTCGCTGGGCCGGTGA
- the mltG gene encoding endolytic transglycosylase MltG gives MSQPPHDDWDEHDVRGAGAHYDDDVLGLRGVREHDASLADEMLEPAPVHETFRPRRRQRRNPVLKVLALLLATAAVVVGGIYSFGAVSSLLPDLSIGSSEPSAADYEGSGTGEILIEIPQGAAGGQIAELLAQEDVVASASAFTAALAADPAGASIQPGTYRMANQMSASAALARLLDGNYREINGVTVREGLWVAETFAVLAEATGHDVADYEAVDPATLDLPDAAEGELEGFLYPSTYEFGPDTTPQQQLQTLIDTGLRTYEQLGLSDGPELREVIIKASIVQGEGAFSEDLPKVARVVENRLDPNPETNGYLQMDSTVHFIYQERGLAGTTDEQRANDDPHNTYAYPGLPAGPINSPGEEAIRAVLNPEPGDWLYFVTVDPSTGETRFATDFAGHQENVALFQQWCQENPDQC, from the coding sequence ATGAGTCAGCCACCCCACGACGACTGGGACGAGCACGACGTCCGCGGCGCGGGGGCGCACTACGACGACGACGTGCTCGGCCTGCGCGGCGTGCGGGAGCACGACGCCTCCCTCGCGGACGAGATGCTCGAGCCCGCGCCGGTCCACGAGACCTTCCGTCCCCGGCGCCGGCAGCGCCGCAACCCGGTGCTCAAGGTCCTCGCCCTGCTGCTGGCCACCGCCGCGGTCGTCGTGGGCGGCATCTACTCCTTCGGTGCCGTGAGCTCGCTGCTGCCCGACCTGTCCATCGGCTCCTCGGAGCCGAGCGCCGCGGACTACGAGGGCTCGGGCACCGGCGAGATCCTGATCGAGATCCCCCAAGGGGCGGCCGGCGGGCAGATCGCCGAGCTGCTGGCGCAGGAGGACGTCGTGGCCTCCGCGTCCGCCTTCACCGCGGCCCTGGCCGCGGACCCGGCGGGCGCGTCGATCCAGCCTGGCACCTACCGGATGGCCAACCAGATGAGCGCCTCCGCGGCCCTGGCCCGGCTGCTCGACGGCAACTACCGCGAGATCAACGGCGTCACCGTCCGGGAGGGCCTGTGGGTCGCCGAGACCTTCGCCGTGCTCGCCGAGGCCACGGGCCACGACGTCGCCGACTACGAGGCCGTCGACCCGGCCACGCTCGACCTGCCCGACGCGGCCGAGGGGGAGCTCGAGGGCTTCCTCTACCCCAGCACCTACGAGTTCGGCCCGGACACCACCCCCCAGCAGCAGCTGCAGACGCTCATCGACACCGGTCTGCGCACCTACGAGCAGCTCGGTCTGTCCGACGGCCCCGAGCTGCGCGAGGTCATCATCAAGGCCAGCATCGTCCAGGGTGAGGGTGCCTTCTCCGAGGACCTGCCCAAGGTGGCCCGGGTCGTCGAGAACCGCCTGGACCCCAACCCGGAGACCAACGGCTACCTGCAGATGGACTCCACGGTCCACTTCATCTACCAGGAGCGCGGGCTGGCCGGCACCACGGACGAGCAGCGTGCCAACGACGACCCCCACAACACCTACGCCTACCCCGGGCTGCCGGCCGGCCCCATCAACAGCCCGGGCGAGGAGGCGATCCGCGCGGTCCTGAACCCCGAGCCCGGCGACTGGCTCTACTTCGTCACCGTCGACCCCTCGACCGGGGAGACACGGTTCGCCACCGACTTCGCCGGGCACCAGGAGAACGTCGCCCTGTTCCAGCAGTGGTGCCAGGAGAACCCCGACCAGTGCTGA
- a CDS encoding NUDIX domain-containing protein, producing MSLDAPRMSRAELRDEPGRRPVLRSEVVYDGAVWDVRRDRVDLGEGGVVARDWVEHTGAVAVLAVREDRGEAEILVVRQYRHPVGAEDWELPAGLCDMPGEAPVVTAARELAEEADLVASTWEQLLTFTPSPGSLGEVITVFVATDLSDVPEHERHARAHEEAGMPTAWVDLSDAVAAVLAGQVRNGPLLIGVLSLAARRAAAPGGQLTAG from the coding sequence ATGAGCCTGGACGCCCCGCGGATGAGCCGAGCCGAGCTGCGCGACGAGCCGGGTCGTCGCCCCGTGCTGCGCAGCGAGGTGGTCTACGACGGTGCCGTCTGGGACGTGCGTCGGGACCGCGTCGACCTGGGGGAGGGCGGCGTGGTGGCGCGGGACTGGGTCGAGCACACCGGGGCCGTGGCGGTCCTGGCCGTGCGCGAGGACCGGGGCGAGGCCGAGATCCTCGTGGTGCGGCAGTACCGCCACCCCGTCGGTGCCGAGGACTGGGAGCTGCCCGCCGGGCTGTGCGACATGCCGGGGGAGGCGCCGGTGGTCACCGCCGCCCGTGAGCTGGCCGAGGAGGCCGACCTGGTGGCCTCGACCTGGGAGCAGCTGCTGACGTTCACGCCGTCGCCGGGCAGCCTCGGCGAGGTCATCACCGTGTTCGTCGCCACCGACCTGTCCGACGTCCCCGAGCACGAGCGCCACGCCCGCGCGCACGAGGAGGCGGGTATGCCGACCGCCTGGGTCGATCTGTCCGACGCCGTGGCCGCTGTGCTGGCCGGTCAGGTGCGTAACGGCCCGCTGCTCATCGGTGTCCTGTCCCTGGCCGCCCGTCGCGCGGCGGCCCCGGGAGGACAGCTCACAGCGGGGTGA
- the aspS gene encoding aspartate--tRNA ligase, which yields MLRTHEAGTLRPEHVGTTVTLTGWIARRRDHGGVAFLDLRDASGVVQVVARDEVLTGTAHDLRNEYCVKVVGTVTARADKDVNPDLQTGAVDVIATGIEVLSESAPLPFQIDERVSVGEEARLRHRYLDLRRPGASSAGQNLRLRSKVNAAARAVLAERDFVEIETPTLTRSTPEGARDFLVPARLQPGSWYALPQSPQLFKQLLMVSGMERYYQIARCYRDEDFRADRQPEFTQLDIEMSFVEQDDVIELGEAVARAVWAVRGVELTTPFPRMTYAEAMARYGTDKPDLRFDLELTDCTDFFAGTPFRVFQAEYVGAVVMPGGGSQPRRQFDAWQEWAKQRGAKGLAYVTVGEDGELGGPVAKNISEQEKAGLAAHVGAAPGDAIFFAAGPVKASRALLGAARLEIGRRVGLIDESAWSFLWVVDAPLFEPAGEAVAAGDVAVGAGAWTAVHHAFTSPQEQFLDSLESDPGAALAYAYDLVCNGNEIGGGSIRIHRRDVQERVFAIMGLDEDQAQEKFGFLLEAFKYGAPPHGGIAFGWDRIVALLAGTDSIRDVIAFPKTGGGLDPLTEAPAPITSQQRKEAGIDARPQAPAPAPQGAEEVNPREG from the coding sequence ATGCTTCGCACCCATGAGGCCGGGACCCTGCGCCCGGAGCACGTGGGCACCACCGTGACCCTGACCGGCTGGATCGCGCGCCGCCGCGACCACGGCGGTGTCGCCTTCCTCGACCTGCGCGACGCCAGCGGCGTGGTCCAGGTCGTCGCCCGCGACGAGGTGCTGACCGGCACCGCGCACGACCTGCGCAACGAGTACTGCGTCAAGGTCGTGGGCACCGTGACCGCCCGCGCGGACAAGGACGTCAACCCCGACCTGCAGACCGGTGCCGTGGACGTCATCGCCACCGGCATCGAGGTGCTCAGCGAGTCCGCCCCGCTGCCCTTCCAGATCGACGAGCGGGTCAGCGTGGGCGAGGAGGCCCGGCTGCGGCACCGCTACCTGGACCTGCGCCGCCCGGGCGCCAGCTCGGCGGGGCAGAACCTGCGGCTGCGCTCCAAGGTCAACGCCGCGGCCCGCGCCGTGCTCGCGGAGCGCGACTTCGTCGAGATCGAGACCCCGACCCTGACCCGCTCGACCCCGGAGGGGGCGCGCGACTTCCTCGTGCCGGCCCGGCTGCAGCCGGGCAGCTGGTACGCCCTCCCGCAGAGCCCGCAGCTGTTCAAGCAGCTGCTCATGGTCTCCGGTATGGAGCGCTACTACCAGATCGCCCGCTGCTACCGCGACGAGGACTTCCGGGCCGACCGGCAGCCCGAGTTCACCCAGCTCGACATCGAGATGAGCTTCGTCGAGCAGGACGACGTCATCGAGCTCGGCGAGGCGGTCGCGCGGGCGGTCTGGGCGGTCAGGGGGGTCGAGCTGACCACCCCCTTCCCGCGGATGACCTACGCCGAGGCGATGGCCCGCTACGGCACGGACAAGCCCGACCTGCGCTTCGACCTCGAGCTCACCGACTGCACCGACTTCTTCGCCGGCACGCCCTTCCGGGTCTTCCAGGCGGAGTACGTCGGCGCGGTCGTCATGCCCGGTGGCGGCAGCCAGCCGCGCCGCCAGTTCGACGCCTGGCAGGAGTGGGCCAAGCAGCGCGGCGCCAAGGGCCTGGCCTACGTCACCGTCGGTGAGGACGGCGAGCTCGGCGGCCCGGTCGCCAAGAACATCTCCGAGCAGGAGAAGGCCGGTCTCGCGGCGCACGTGGGTGCGGCGCCGGGCGACGCGATCTTCTTCGCCGCCGGCCCGGTCAAGGCCTCACGAGCGCTCCTCGGTGCCGCCCGGCTGGAGATCGGCCGGCGCGTCGGGCTGATCGACGAGTCGGCCTGGAGCTTCCTGTGGGTCGTCGACGCGCCGCTCTTCGAGCCCGCCGGTGAGGCCGTCGCGGCCGGCGACGTCGCGGTGGGCGCCGGAGCGTGGACCGCGGTGCACCACGCCTTCACCTCCCCGCAGGAGCAGTTCCTCGACTCCCTGGAGTCCGACCCCGGTGCCGCCCTCGCCTACGCCTACGACCTGGTGTGCAACGGCAACGAGATCGGGGGCGGGTCGATCCGTATCCACCGCCGCGACGTGCAGGAGCGGGTCTTCGCGATCATGGGCCTGGACGAGGATCAGGCGCAGGAGAAGTTCGGCTTCCTCCTCGAGGCGTTCAAGTACGGCGCGCCCCCGCACGGCGGGATCGCCTTCGGCTGGGACCGGATCGTGGCGCTGCTGGCCGGCACCGACTCGATCCGCGACGTCATCGCCTTCCCCAAGACCGGCGGCGGCCTGGACCCCCTCACCGAGGCACCGGCGCCGATCACCTCCCAGCAGCGCAAGGAGGCCGGGATCGACGCCCGACCCCAGGCGCCGGCGCCCGCACCGCAGGGCGCCGAGGAGGTGAACCCCCGGGAGGGCTGA